From one Azospirillum ramasamyi genomic stretch:
- a CDS encoding enoyl-CoA hydratase codes for MSYETILVETRGPVGLITLNRPKALNALCDQLVTELGRALDDFEADSAIGAIVVTGSERAFAAGADIKEMAGFSYMDVYNSNFITAKWERLAKCRKPTIAAVAGFALGGGCELAMMADFILAADTAKFGQPEVTIGTIPGAGGTQRLTRFVGKSKAMEMVLTGRMIDAAEAERCGLVSRIVPAAELVEEAVKVATKIASLSQPVIAMAKEAVNVAYESTLAEGIRFERRLFHSTFATEDQKEGMAAFAEKRQPGWKNR; via the coding sequence ATGTCGTATGAAACCATCCTCGTCGAGACCCGCGGCCCCGTCGGCCTGATCACCCTCAACCGTCCGAAGGCTCTGAACGCGCTGTGCGACCAGCTGGTGACCGAGCTGGGTCGGGCTCTCGATGATTTCGAGGCCGACAGCGCCATCGGCGCCATCGTCGTGACCGGATCGGAGCGTGCCTTCGCCGCCGGCGCCGACATCAAGGAGATGGCCGGCTTCTCCTATATGGATGTCTACAATTCCAACTTCATCACCGCGAAGTGGGAGCGGCTGGCCAAGTGCCGCAAGCCGACCATCGCCGCGGTCGCCGGCTTCGCGCTGGGCGGCGGCTGCGAGCTGGCGATGATGGCCGACTTCATCCTGGCCGCCGACACCGCCAAGTTCGGCCAGCCGGAGGTCACCATCGGCACCATCCCCGGCGCCGGCGGCACCCAGCGCCTGACCCGCTTCGTCGGCAAGTCCAAGGCGATGGAGATGGTCCTGACCGGCCGCATGATCGACGCCGCCGAGGCCGAGCGTTGCGGCCTCGTCTCCCGCATCGTCCCGGCCGCCGAGCTGGTGGAGGAGGCGGTGAAGGTCGCCACCAAGATCGCCTCGCTGTCGCAGCCGGTCATCGCCATGGCCAAGGAAGCGGTCAACGTCGCCTATGAGTCGACCCTGGCCGAGGGCATCCGTTTCGAGCGCCGCCTGTTCCATTCGACCTTCGCCACCGAAGATCAGAAGGAAGGCATGGCGGCCTTCGCCGAGAAGCGGCAGCCCGGCTGGAAGAATCGCTGA